In the Kaistella sp. 97-N-M2 genome, one interval contains:
- a CDS encoding efflux RND transporter permease subunit: protein MIQNLIRLSLKNRYFVLLIAAALFIWGIFAVRSNPIDAIPDLSENQVIVFTEWMGRSPQIIEDQVTFPLVSNLQGIPKIKNIRASSMFGMSFVYVIFEDDADIYWARTRVMERLNYAQRLLPQDVTPTLGPDGTGVGHVYWYHLDAPNMDLGDQRALQDWYIKFALQTVPGVAEVASFGGFEKQYQLVIDPVKLQYYNISLIDVMNAVKTNNNDVGGRKFEMADMAYIIRGLGYIKNIEDIENIAVSNNQGIPVRVKDVASVQMGGDLRTGIFDVDGKGEVVGGIIVARYGENADKVINDVKEKMKEVEKGLPEGVTLKTSYDRSTLIEAAIDNIKTKLVEEMIVVAIIVIVFLFHWRSALSIIIQIPITIAIAFIILNAFGLSSNIMSLTGIALAIGVIVDNGIIMSENAYKNLSDWQNHNQNKNS, encoded by the coding sequence ATGATTCAAAATTTAATAAGATTATCACTTAAAAACCGATACTTTGTATTACTTATTGCGGCGGCCCTTTTTATTTGGGGAATCTTTGCCGTACGGAGCAATCCCATTGATGCCATTCCGGATTTAAGTGAAAACCAAGTTATCGTCTTCACCGAATGGATGGGCAGAAGTCCTCAGATTATTGAGGATCAGGTAACTTTTCCGCTCGTGAGCAATCTACAGGGAATTCCGAAAATTAAAAATATTCGGGCTTCCTCGATGTTCGGGATGAGTTTCGTCTATGTCATTTTCGAGGACGATGCCGATATTTACTGGGCAAGAACACGGGTCATGGAACGGCTCAATTATGCACAACGTTTACTTCCACAAGATGTGACACCTACTTTGGGACCTGATGGCACCGGAGTAGGACATGTCTACTGGTATCATTTAGATGCACCAAACATGGATCTGGGCGATCAGCGCGCATTGCAGGATTGGTATATAAAATTCGCCCTGCAAACCGTTCCTGGAGTTGCTGAGGTTGCCTCTTTTGGCGGTTTTGAAAAACAATATCAACTCGTCATCGATCCTGTGAAACTGCAGTATTACAACATTTCGTTAATAGATGTAATGAACGCAGTGAAAACCAATAATAATGATGTCGGCGGCAGAAAATTTGAGATGGCGGACATGGCGTATATCATTCGCGGTCTGGGCTACATTAAGAATATTGAAGATATCGAGAATATCGCCGTGAGCAACAATCAAGGTATTCCAGTTCGGGTGAAAGATGTGGCATCCGTACAAATGGGTGGCGATTTGCGGACGGGTATTTTTGATGTTGACGGTAAAGGGGAAGTAGTGGGCGGAATTATCGTCGCGCGCTACGGTGAGAATGCGGACAAAGTCATTAATGATGTAAAGGAGAAAATGAAAGAGGTGGAAAAAGGTCTGCCAGAAGGTGTTACCTTAAAAACCTCCTACGATCGAAGTACTCTAATAGAAGCAGCGATAGATAATATTAAAACCAAACTAGTTGAAGAAATGATTGTGGTGGCTATTATTGTCATTGTTTTTCTTTTTCATTGGCGCAGTGCCTTGAGTATTATTATTCAAATTCCAATCACTATTGCCATTGCCTTTATTATACTCAATGCTTTCGGACTCTCCTCCAATATCATGTCGCTTACAGGAATTGCCTTAGCCATTGGAGTCATCGTAGATAATGGAATTATCATGTCGGAAAATGCCTACAAAAACCTGTCGGATTGGCAGAATCATAACCAAAACAAAAACTCCTAA
- a CDS encoding ComEC/Rec2 family competence protein yields the protein MTIAEKIIKPTQAGIFRTIFFYTGQGESTLMVIPTGQNIDDYMYILVDSDKDNEENEIDLVYLFKELFSNGGKLSTFINTHPHNDHIGGIKEIYDEIGFSEVWHSNHKAGGKHKEKYEVFTEVVKKVGKSNEYFLLGTNELNKIRTSDNVATTKKLGLIDFQVISPAQYLCEDIREGDADERNKRIHEQCGVIKFTYGINPKSILMTGDSDKEAWKEHITEYHKNSLPADVLSASHHGSRTFFKNNKDDEDVYETHIEYIKPSYLIISAPKQSESPHEHPHDDAMELYKKHIDEDGILHLGANIESVIVDIDSYGNITVKTDKELIEKYGITDSGGESGKNDTSKNVYIGVQTSRIDNKPMG from the coding sequence ATGACTATAGCAGAAAAAATTATCAAACCCACTCAAGCTGGTATCTTTCGAACTATCTTTTTCTACACAGGGCAAGGTGAGTCAACATTAATGGTCATTCCAACAGGTCAAAATATAGATGATTATATGTACATATTAGTGGACTCTGACAAAGACAATGAGGAAAATGAAATTGATTTAGTTTATTTATTTAAAGAATTATTCAGCAATGGTGGGAAACTTTCAACTTTCATCAACACCCATCCACATAATGACCACATAGGTGGTATTAAAGAAATATATGACGAAATCGGGTTTTCTGAAGTTTGGCATTCAAACCATAAAGCAGGAGGTAAACATAAAGAAAAATATGAAGTTTTCACTGAAGTTGTAAAGAAAGTTGGAAAGAGCAATGAATACTTTTTATTAGGAACTAATGAGCTTAACAAGATAAGAACATCTGATAATGTAGCAACTACAAAAAAGTTAGGATTAATTGATTTTCAAGTGATATCTCCTGCACAATATTTATGTGAAGATATTCGAGAAGGTGATGCCGATGAAAGAAATAAAAGGATTCACGAGCAATGCGGTGTCATCAAGTTTACTTATGGAATAAATCCAAAAAGTATTTTAATGACAGGAGATTCTGATAAAGAAGCATGGAAAGAACACATTACAGAATATCATAAGAATAGTTTACCTGCTGATGTCTTAAGTGCGAGCCATCATGGCTCTCGAACATTTTTCAAAAATAACAAAGATGACGAGGACGTTTATGAAACACATATAGAATATATAAAGCCTTCTTATCTAATAATTAGTGCTCCAAAACAAAGTGAAAGTCCACACGAACATCCACATGACGATGCTATGGAACTATATAAGAAACACATTGACGAAGACGGTATTTTGCATCTTGGTGCTAACATTGAATCTGTAATTGTAGATATAGACTCCTATGGCAACATAACTGTTAAAACTGATAAAGAATTAATTGAAAAATATGGCATAACGGATAGTGGTGGTGAAAGCGGAAAAAATGATACATCTAAAAATGTTTACATCGGGGTACAAACATCAAGGATTGATAATAAACCTATGGGATAA
- a CDS encoding TolC family protein, whose product MSAQQMPLSEILDSIAANNPVVKMYDAEMRSLDAAAKGSRSWMPPMVGAGLFMTPYNPQRWSRKGEMLGMGSFAVSVEQMIPNKKKLDANENLMTAMSSVEKEKLYAALNENFQDAKQLYYDWVVLAKKIKVVKENKVMLDFMIRNSEIRYKNGLGKISAYYKAKAALGSADNMQLMYDNDIRVKRIRLNALMGRNPMEPLEVKSDFNLNEYALELFDAQNFYQNRSDLRGIDREINIAQLKQDLERQNLRPEFGVKFENMAGFGGQPMQFSLMIMAKIPLVPWTSKMYDANIESLQIKEEALLAKKKLMVNEYSGRAYGMRNELELNKKQIQLYENTIIPALKNNYKIMQLGYEQNTEDLFTLYDAWEKLNMTQLEYLDILTKAVQSQTELDRLLEKR is encoded by the coding sequence ATGAGTGCTCAGCAAATGCCTTTGTCTGAAATTTTAGACAGTATTGCGGCCAATAATCCGGTGGTAAAAATGTACGATGCAGAAATGAGATCACTCGATGCTGCTGCTAAAGGTTCCAGAAGCTGGATGCCACCGATGGTTGGTGCAGGTCTTTTTATGACACCCTATAATCCGCAGCGTTGGAGCAGGAAGGGTGAAATGCTCGGAATGGGCTCTTTTGCGGTGTCTGTAGAACAAATGATTCCCAATAAAAAGAAATTGGATGCCAATGAAAATCTGATGACGGCCATGTCTTCGGTGGAGAAAGAGAAATTGTATGCGGCTTTGAACGAAAATTTTCAGGATGCAAAACAATTGTATTACGACTGGGTGGTTTTAGCGAAGAAAATAAAAGTAGTTAAGGAAAACAAGGTAATGCTCGACTTTATGATCAGGAATTCCGAAATCCGGTACAAGAATGGCCTCGGGAAAATTTCCGCTTATTACAAAGCGAAGGCAGCACTCGGCTCCGCAGATAATATGCAATTAATGTACGATAACGATATCCGCGTAAAGAGAATCCGTCTTAATGCTTTGATGGGAAGAAATCCTATGGAACCTTTAGAAGTAAAGTCCGATTTTAATTTAAATGAGTATGCGCTGGAACTTTTCGACGCCCAAAATTTTTATCAGAACAGAAGTGACCTGCGTGGGATTGACCGGGAAATTAATATTGCCCAGCTGAAACAGGATTTGGAAAGACAGAATCTGCGGCCGGAATTCGGTGTAAAATTCGAAAATATGGCGGGCTTCGGCGGACAGCCAATGCAGTTTTCATTAATGATAATGGCGAAAATACCCTTGGTTCCATGGACTTCCAAAATGTACGACGCCAATATCGAAAGCTTACAGATCAAGGAAGAAGCGTTGCTTGCAAAGAAAAAGTTGATGGTCAACGAGTATAGCGGCAGAGCCTATGGAATGCGTAACGAGCTGGAGCTGAATAAAAAACAGATTCAACTGTATGAAAATACCATTATTCCCGCCTTGAAGAACAATTATAAAATAATGCAGTTAGGCTACGAGCAAAATACGGAGGATCTTTTCACGCTTTACGATGCGTGGGAGAAACTCAATATGACGCAGTTGGAATATCTCGATATTCTTACCAAAGCCGTACAATCTCAAACTGAACTGGACCGATTACTTGAAAAAAGATGA
- a CDS encoding ThiF family adenylyltransferase: protein MLQWFKKHPDFLRRESNALANDSNYKELFQFRDNLFISHGNIIVRVNGLHRFPILVLYSDATPYRLPMIFPLERQLSQEEIVQLSKLQLSEALENIKSFTKFYYNLRHQNSSGELCTLEREDLDKPINIYGISTILQRVTDWHAGHITGEYPPDSEDVNFIAHFNNICSDTKFFYSEQFLDLTLAEGDCYANLFKFIPKDPIFTEDKYIYFGCFIDGKENGIFKQINIDLSRFGIKDIKTSLDLYSKNSTVERLLKDKILLKASWFHISSEPAPFRKIEDLITIIGNGDYQQGLSRLFQSIHHFKNLDEYFFLGLRFPNRKGIYEFQLFKISKKELSGGYVFVQTDNTQKIKEIFDCYDKIEAIQSEKLTEESFHQRNSKRADYDVLKNASVNIFGVGALGSEIADCIAKAGVGDIMLVDNQAMHAHNAVRHLAGMEYIGLPKVIAVWQILNSHNPFVKILPITEDLYQLNPKNLEDDSITICSIADDNVEGFINQQLVLSNKPAFYVRALRGGKTARIFRIIPEKDACFHCLSLYRNENKHFIEIPEDAEYPTLKNECNNPIRPASAADLKLTASMASRFIIEHLQGGESENNHWIWSTETVDGTPINANSIHSQYIPPHKDCVYCNNKKKIKVVIKEDCISYMQNLIRENPTIETGGVMAGIKDEKGNIVITRVSSPGPKAVMSSTKFEKDIEFCQNFLDEIYQNSNQSTIYVGEWHSHPSANNHPSETDIKSLTEIAIEKNYLTDCPVMIIFSNQGSPSCTLHPADKSYYFSDLEKK, encoded by the coding sequence ATGTTACAGTGGTTTAAAAAACACCCAGATTTTTTACGCAGAGAAAGTAATGCTTTGGCGAATGATAGTAATTATAAGGAGTTATTTCAATTTCGTGATAATTTATTTATCTCTCATGGCAATATTATCGTGAGGGTCAATGGTTTACATCGTTTTCCAATCTTAGTCTTGTATTCAGACGCAACACCGTATCGATTACCAATGATTTTCCCATTGGAAAGACAATTATCACAGGAAGAAATTGTTCAATTATCTAAGCTACAACTTTCTGAAGCACTTGAAAATATTAAATCTTTCACAAAATTTTATTATAATCTTAGACATCAGAATAGCTCAGGAGAACTATGTACTTTAGAAAGGGAGGATTTAGATAAACCTATAAATATTTACGGAATTTCAACGATACTTCAACGTGTTACAGATTGGCATGCAGGACATATTACAGGAGAATATCCTCCAGACAGTGAGGATGTTAATTTTATTGCACATTTTAATAATATCTGCTCAGATACAAAGTTTTTCTATTCCGAACAATTTTTAGATTTAACCTTAGCAGAAGGAGATTGTTACGCTAATCTTTTTAAATTTATTCCAAAAGATCCAATTTTCACTGAAGACAAGTATATATACTTCGGTTGTTTTATTGATGGCAAGGAGAATGGGATTTTTAAACAAATCAATATTGACCTTTCTCGATTTGGAATAAAAGATATTAAAACTTCTCTCGACTTATACTCTAAAAACAGCACTGTTGAGAGATTATTAAAGGATAAAATTTTATTAAAAGCATCTTGGTTTCATATAAGCTCAGAACCCGCTCCTTTTCGTAAAATTGAAGATCTTATTACAATTATTGGCAATGGGGATTATCAGCAAGGGTTAAGCAGATTATTCCAATCAATTCACCATTTTAAGAACTTGGATGAATATTTCTTTTTAGGATTAAGATTTCCAAACAGAAAAGGCATTTACGAATTTCAACTTTTCAAAATTTCTAAAAAAGAATTGTCAGGTGGCTACGTATTTGTACAAACAGACAATACACAAAAAATAAAAGAAATTTTTGACTGTTATGATAAAATTGAAGCTATTCAATCTGAAAAACTAACAGAAGAATCATTTCATCAACGGAATAGCAAAAGAGCTGATTATGATGTTCTAAAAAATGCATCAGTCAATATTTTTGGTGTTGGAGCTTTAGGAAGCGAAATTGCTGATTGTATTGCCAAGGCTGGTGTTGGAGATATTATGCTTGTGGATAACCAAGCTATGCATGCACATAATGCTGTAAGACATTTAGCTGGTATGGAATACATTGGCCTTCCGAAGGTAATAGCTGTATGGCAAATACTTAATAGTCACAATCCTTTTGTGAAAATTTTACCTATTACTGAGGATTTGTATCAGTTAAATCCAAAAAATTTGGAAGATGATTCTATTACAATCTGTTCAATTGCTGATGATAATGTTGAAGGATTTATCAATCAGCAGCTGGTTTTATCAAACAAACCTGCATTTTACGTTAGAGCTTTACGTGGTGGAAAAACTGCACGGATTTTCAGAATAATCCCTGAAAAAGACGCTTGCTTCCATTGTTTAAGCCTTTACAGAAATGAGAATAAACACTTCATTGAGATTCCTGAAGATGCGGAATATCCTACACTAAAAAATGAATGTAATAATCCTATCAGACCTGCAAGTGCCGCAGATTTAAAACTAACCGCTTCAATGGCTTCAAGATTTATCATTGAACATCTCCAAGGTGGAGAATCGGAAAATAATCATTGGATATGGTCAACTGAGACAGTTGACGGAACTCCTATAAATGCTAATAGTATACACAGTCAATACATTCCACCACACAAAGACTGTGTTTATTGTAATAATAAGAAGAAAATAAAGGTTGTAATAAAAGAAGATTGTATCTCATATATGCAAAACTTAATCCGTGAAAATCCAACCATAGAAACAGGTGGAGTTATGGCAGGAATTAAGGATGAAAAAGGCAATATAGTTATTACTCGTGTTTCTAGTCCAGGACCAAAAGCAGTAATGTCATCAACCAAATTTGAAAAGGATATTGAATTTTGCCAGAACTTTTTAGATGAAATATATCAGAACTCTAATCAAAGTACAATTTATGTTGGAGAGTGGCATTCCCACCCTTCTGCAAATAATCATCCAAGTGAAACAGATATAAAAAGTCTTACGGAAATTGCTATTGAAAAAAATTACCTAACAGATTGCCCTGTTATGATTATTTTCTCAAATCAAGGAAGCCCGTCTTGTACCCTACATCCAGCTGATAAATCATATTATTTTTCTGATTTGGAAAAAAAATAA
- a CDS encoding efflux RND transporter permease subunit — protein MKTDWFKNIFRKKSQKPDNYKKIPEDIRMSIIEKSCKQVSRGVFFSTVIIVVSFLPVFMLTGQEGKLFHPLAYTKTFILIVDAFLVLTLAPVLISFFMKGKFKDDNKNPINRGLERFYEPLIRWCIKWRKTTLGINLLALLISIPMVLNLGREFMPPLDEGSILFMPVTLPDISNSEAKRLLQVQDKIIKSVPEVDHVLGKAGRANTATDNSPISMIETIILLKPRDEWRDGTTKESLIDELNAKLQIPGVTNGWTMPIVNRINMLSTGIRTDVGVKVYGENLDSIYALSQQIKNELVGIDGIKDMFVEPITGGKYIDIKINKDEIGRYGLSVDDVNTVVESALGGMKLTTTIEGRQRFSVNARYGQDFRNNLESIRRLPLQTMNFGSIPLSSVADVQLSEGPPMINSENAMLRGAVLFNVRDRDLGSTVEEAKKRIDSKMAKMPKGYYVEWSGQYENLIRGEQTLKMIMPIVLIVIFLSMYFAFNSYREAFFNLISIPFALIGGVFMISIWGVNLSVAVAVGFIALFGLAVETGIVMVIYLNDAMVQLVAKNGNSRETITNEELREYVIYGAAKRLRPKIMTVCVTLFGLVPILWSHGVGSDMMKPIVLPMVGGVFTSAIHILLVTPIIFLMQKEWELNKLGKIDVLDASH, from the coding sequence ATGAAGACCGATTGGTTTAAAAATATATTCCGGAAGAAAAGCCAAAAGCCGGATAATTATAAAAAGATACCCGAAGATATTCGGATGAGTATTATTGAAAAATCGTGTAAACAGGTATCAAGAGGAGTGTTTTTCTCTACCGTGATTATTGTGGTTTCTTTTCTGCCCGTATTTATGCTTACAGGACAGGAGGGCAAATTGTTCCATCCGCTTGCTTACACCAAAACTTTCATTCTGATTGTTGATGCTTTTCTAGTCCTTACTTTGGCGCCAGTGCTTATTTCTTTTTTTATGAAAGGAAAATTTAAGGATGACAATAAAAACCCAATAAATAGAGGTTTAGAACGATTTTATGAACCTCTGATCAGATGGTGTATTAAGTGGCGAAAAACCACACTCGGAATTAATCTTCTCGCCCTTTTAATCAGCATTCCGATGGTGCTGAATCTCGGTCGGGAGTTTATGCCGCCTTTGGATGAAGGTTCCATCCTTTTTATGCCCGTAACGCTGCCCGATATTTCTAATTCGGAAGCCAAAAGACTACTCCAGGTTCAGGATAAAATTATCAAAAGCGTTCCAGAAGTGGATCATGTTTTAGGCAAAGCCGGTAGAGCCAACACAGCCACCGATAACTCGCCCATCTCCATGATTGAAACCATTATTTTATTGAAACCTCGGGATGAATGGCGGGACGGAACTACAAAAGAAAGTTTGATCGATGAATTAAATGCCAAACTTCAAATTCCTGGCGTTACAAATGGCTGGACAATGCCCATTGTAAACAGGATCAATATGCTTTCTACCGGAATCAGAACCGATGTCGGCGTGAAGGTGTACGGAGAAAATTTAGATAGCATTTATGCCTTATCTCAACAAATTAAAAATGAACTGGTCGGTATTGACGGAATTAAAGATATGTTCGTGGAACCGATTACGGGTGGTAAATACATCGATATAAAAATAAATAAAGATGAAATTGGCAGATACGGTTTAAGTGTTGATGATGTAAATACCGTCGTAGAAAGTGCTCTGGGTGGAATGAAACTGACCACAACCATTGAAGGACGGCAGCGTTTTTCGGTGAATGCACGCTACGGCCAGGATTTCCGTAATAATTTAGAATCGATCCGTCGATTGCCTTTGCAGACCATGAACTTTGGTTCCATCCCTTTAAGTTCCGTAGCAGATGTACAACTCTCCGAAGGTCCACCAATGATCAATTCTGAAAATGCCATGTTGCGCGGTGCCGTTTTATTCAATGTTCGGGACCGTGATTTAGGGAGTACTGTAGAAGAAGCCAAGAAAAGGATAGATAGTAAAATGGCGAAAATGCCAAAAGGATATTATGTGGAGTGGAGCGGCCAATACGAGAATTTGATTCGAGGCGAACAAACATTAAAAATGATAATGCCCATCGTGCTTATTGTCATTTTTCTATCTATGTATTTTGCTTTTAACTCTTATCGCGAAGCGTTTTTCAATCTCATCAGTATTCCTTTTGCCTTAATTGGAGGTGTTTTTATGATATCGATTTGGGGCGTTAATCTTTCTGTTGCAGTGGCAGTGGGGTTTATCGCACTTTTCGGACTCGCCGTAGAAACCGGAATTGTAATGGTCATTTATCTCAACGATGCCATGGTCCAATTGGTAGCGAAAAACGGTAATTCCCGCGAAACCATTACCAATGAGGAACTGCGTGAGTATGTTATTTATGGTGCAGCCAAACGGTTGAGACCCAAAATAATGACGGTTTGTGTGACGCTCTTCGGTCTGGTTCCGATTCTTTGGAGTCACGGCGTCGGCAGTGACATGATGAAACCTATTGTTTTGCCAATGGTAGGGGGCGTTTTCACGTCGGCCATTCATATTCTTTTGGTCACGCCAATCATCTTTTTGATGCAGAAAGAATGGGAATTGAATAAGCTCGGGAAAATAGATGTACTTGATGCTTCCCATTAA
- a CDS encoding IS3 family transposase (programmed frameshift) — translation MKKSRFTESQIVFALKQSETGVKVEEVCRKMGISEATFYNWKKKFGGLGITELRRLRQLEEENSQLKKLVADLSLDKQILQDVLKKKVLKPVQRRELAKGIQQDYRVSKRRSCRLVFLQPSVYYYHPHRRDDKAVRMRLIELSNIRVRYGVQRLHILLRREGWKDNHKRIYRIYCEEGLNLRRKRNKRIKSARSRVPTNGIASSLHECWSMDFMSDALFDGKKFRVLTLVDNYSRKSLVLHSGISIKGEDVAEILKNVTFEQQAYPKRIKIDNGPEFISKALDRWAYERKIELEFSRPGKPTDNAFIESFNGSLRDECLNVNWFLSLEDAQQKLDVWKEDYNSYRPHSSLGNLTPNEFIENSQNMQISLF, via the exons ATGAAAAAAAGCAGATTTACAGAAAGTCAGATTGTCTTCGCCTTGAAGCAATCCGAGACGGGAGTAAAAGTGGAAGAAGTATGTCGCAAAATGGGTATCAGCGAGGCAACTTTTTACAATTGGAAAAAAAAATTCGGAGGCTTGGGCATCACGGAACTTCGCCGTTTGCGCCAGCTGGAAGAAGAGAACAGCCAGCTCAAAAAGCTGGTAGCGGACTTAAGTTTAGATAAGCAGATTCTTCAGGATGTTCTGAAAAA AAAAGTTCTAAAGCCGGTTCAGAGGCGTGAACTGGCGAAAGGGATACAGCAGGATTACCGGGTTTCTAAGCGAAGAAGCTGTCGTTTGGTGTTTTTACAGCCCAGTGTTTATTATTACCATCCACATCGTAGAGATGATAAGGCGGTGAGGATGCGACTCATAGAACTTTCCAACATTCGTGTTCGGTATGGCGTGCAGCGTTTACATATTCTTCTGAGACGGGAAGGATGGAAGGACAATCATAAAAGGATCTACAGAATCTATTGTGAGGAAGGTTTGAACCTAAGGAGAAAACGGAACAAAAGAATAAAATCTGCACGATCCCGGGTTCCTACCAATGGCATTGCTTCTAGTTTACATGAGTGCTGGAGCATGGATTTTATGAGCGATGCCCTGTTTGACGGCAAGAAATTCAGGGTCTTAACTTTAGTGGATAATTATAGCCGTAAATCCTTGGTACTTCATTCCGGAATTTCCATTAAAGGAGAAGATGTTGCTGAAATATTAAAAAATGTTACCTTTGAGCAGCAAGCCTATCCCAAGCGGATTAAGATTGATAACGGACCGGAGTTTATCAGTAAAGCATTGGACAGATGGGCTTATGAAAGGAAAATAGAACTGGAATTCTCCAGGCCTGGAAAGCCTACAGATAATGCGTTTATAGAGAGTTTTAACGGATCATTAAGGGATGAATGCCTCAATGTGAATTGGTTCTTATCACTGGAAGATGCACAGCAAAAGCTGGATGTCTGGAAAGAGGATTATAACAGTTACAGACCCCATAGCTCATTGGGAAATTTAACGCCAAACGAGTTCATTGAAAACAGTCAAAACATGCAAATTTCTCTATTTTAG
- a CDS encoding ComEC/Rec2 family competence protein, protein MKKYGISDIFRFIITHPDMDHLDGISDLYSEFNIMNTWDTDNNKTVADGANFAGYNKEDWDFYTKIRSGQISETRRLTYFAGQENSFYNEDNIKILSPTAELVRKANSNGDYNDLSYVLLLTHPRPDGTSWKILFAGDSDNDSWDYILKNHRDQVTNIDVLFAPHHGRDSGRSYEFLKTLNPRVTLFGNASSKYLAYECYPRTRITNNQAGYVIMDVTASKIVFYVKNYEFAKYYKAKRNWTDTTYSTNFQAYDLFQLNPKNNN, encoded by the coding sequence TTGAAGAAATATGGTATTAGTGATATTTTCCGCTTTATCATTACTCATCCAGATATGGATCATCTTGATGGAATCAGTGATTTATATTCTGAGTTTAATATTATGAACACTTGGGATACCGATAACAATAAAACTGTAGCAGATGGTGCTAACTTTGCTGGTTATAACAAAGAGGATTGGGATTTCTATACAAAAATCAGAAGTGGTCAGATCAGTGAAACCAGACGTTTGACTTATTTTGCAGGACAAGAAAATTCATTTTATAATGAGGATAATATAAAAATATTAAGCCCTACCGCAGAACTTGTTAGAAAAGCAAATTCAAATGGCGATTATAATGATTTATCTTACGTTCTATTACTAACACACCCTAGACCAGATGGTACAAGTTGGAAAATACTTTTTGCGGGAGATAGTGATAATGATTCTTGGGACTATATTTTAAAAAATCACAGAGATCAAGTGACAAACATTGATGTATTATTTGCACCACATCATGGAAGAGATTCAGGAAGGAGCTATGAGTTCTTAAAAACATTGAATCCGAGGGTGACACTATTTGGTAACGCAAGTTCAAAATATCTTGCTTATGAATGTTATCCGCGAACTAGGATTACAAACAATCAAGCCGGTTATGTAATAATGGATGTTACTGCGAGTAAGATAGTTTTTTATGTAAAAAATTACGAGTTTGCGAAATATTACAAGGCTAAACGCAATTGGACAGATACAACTTACTCTACTAATTTTCAAGCATATGATTTATTTCAACTGAACCCCAAAAATAATAATTAA
- a CDS encoding metal transporter yields the protein MVKDFGTSKPVYKVFCPMYNESKGAFWLSNSAEVKNPYYGKDMLSCGEVQEEIK from the coding sequence TTGGTTAAAGATTTCGGTACTTCAAAACCAGTTTACAAAGTCTTTTGCCCGATGTACAATGAAAGCAAAGGTGCTTTCTGGCTGAGCAATTCTGCAGAAGTGAAAAATCCTTACTATGGAAAAGACATGCTTAGCTGTGGCGAGGTTCAGGAAGAAATCAAGTAA